The bacterium sequence CATCTCGACCATTAAAAGCAGTTGGCGATCCGTCATTCCCATTCCTCTTCCCGCCTCTCGCACAGCAGGATCAACGCTCGCGATCCCGGTATAGGTGTTGCGAATCACGGGCAACAACGCATATAAGACAAGCGCAGTAATCGCGGCGCCCGCGCCAATTCCTCCAAGAAATGGTATCGATAACATGAACCCAAGCAAAGCAAGACTGGGAACCGTCTGGAGAACATTGGCAATTCCCAGAATCGTTGGCGACAACGCAGGTTTGCGAGTCAATAGAACACCTGCGGGAATGCCGATCAGTGCGGCGATCAGCGTGGAAACGACTGCCAGGTACAGATGTTGGAACGAAAGATTTAGAATTTGTCCGTAGTTGTTTAAAACGAAATCAATGAAGTTCATTGCATTAACTGGACCGAGTTGCGCAGGGGTGCCAAAAAAGTTTTGATTACAGGATCCTGAGAACCCAAAAATTCATCTTTCGTTCCAAAAATAATGAGACGACCTTCTTCCATCAATCCAATCCGGTCTCCAAACAGTAGAGCTTCGGCAACGTCATGCGTTACAAACACCATGGTTTTGCGTAAGCGTTTTTGCAGTTCCTGAAACTCAACTTGAACTTCAGCGCGTGTAATCGGATCCAGCGCGCCGAAAGGTTCATCCAACAACAGAATGGGAGGATCCGCGCAAAGAGCGCGCGCAACGCCCACACGTTGTCTCTGGCCACCGGACAGTTGGCGCGGAAACCGCAACGAAAACTTATCAGGATCAAGCCCGACAAGCTGCATCACCTCCGGCACCCTGCTTGCCGTTTTTTCAGTTTTCCAGTTTTCAAGGCGCGGAACCAATCCAATGTTTTCAAATACTGTGAAGTGCGGAAACAATCCGACTTCCTGAATCACATACCCGATCCGTCTGCGCAACAAAATCGGATCCCATAGCAGAGTGCTCTTTTCATTAACAGACACCGTTCCTTCGCTGGGAATCAGCAAATGATTGATGAGTTTTAACGTTGTCGTTTTACCGGAACCGCTCCTACCCAGCAGAACGACGGTCTCTCCTTCCGCAATCTCTAAGGAAAGACGATCGACCAGTGTGCTTGTCCCTGCACGATAAGAGACGTTTTCAAAGCGGATCGCAGGCATTGTCATTCATTATATACTTGGCCTCTTGGCTCACTCTAAGATGAAAGCACAACTCAAAGTGCAATTACCCGAAAACTGGCAGGACATCTCTCAGGAAAATCCCGATGGTCCGCCAACTTACATTCGTTCCAGCGATGATGCGGCCGGAGTGCTTCAGATGTCCATTCAAGCGTTGTACGAATCGGGTCCGGAACCGGATCCAACGTATAACGATCTGATTCAATTGTCGGAACACGTTGCAAATCTTCAAGAAGCAGAAGTGATCGAACGGTATCGCGATGATTGTCATGTCGGTAAATTCGGGTGCGTGATCGGCAAATCCGCGGAGCTTGCGCGAATCCAAATCTGGACTCTTACCAATGGCCGGGATTTTGTCCTTGCAACTTTTCTCTGCACGGACATGCCCTCCATGGAGGAAGCTTCGGAAGCAGAAGGCATCGTGAAAACAGCTTCACTTCTTAAGCTATGAAGGTCGTCTCACTCGCGATGCTATTGCTTACTCTTCAAGTTGCCGGCGACACTCCGGTAATCGATCGAGGCCAGCTGCTTCGGGATGTGCAGATCCTTTCTGCGGATGATATGCAAGGCAGAAAAGTGGACTCACCGGGCGGCGCAAAAGCGCGGG is a genomic window containing:
- a CDS encoding ABC transporter permease → MNFIDFVLNNYGQILNLSFQHLYLAVVSTLIAALIGIPAGVLLTRKPALSPTILGIANVLQTVPSLALLGFMLSIPFLGGIGAGAAITALVLYALLPVIRNTYTGIASVDPAVREAGRGMGMTDRQLLLMVEMPLASGVIFAGLRIAMVVSIGVATVAAAIGAGGLGEFIFRGLSTVNNTLILAGAVPAALLAIAVDFGLGKIEKRWSKNL
- a CDS encoding ATP-binding cassette domain-containing protein is translated as MTMPAIRFENVSYRAGTSTLVDRLSLEIAEGETVVLLGRSGSGKTTTLKLINHLLIPSEGTVSVNEKSTLLWDPILLRRRIGYVIQEVGLFPHFTVFENIGLVPRLENWKTEKTASRVPEVMQLVGLDPDKFSLRFPRQLSGGQRQRVGVARALCADPPILLLDEPFGALDPITRAEVQVEFQELQKRLRKTMVFVTHDVAEALLFGDRIGLMEEGRLIIFGTKDEFLGSQDPVIKTFLAPLRNSVQLMQ